From a single Nymphaea colorata isolate Beijing-Zhang1983 chromosome 4, ASM883128v2, whole genome shotgun sequence genomic region:
- the LOC116252906 gene encoding uncharacterized protein LOC116252906 isoform X1 produces MGWEEQVEEEEEGGGIPDPSRLSVKGKPLRNKSLSVGFDEKGLRDFITGFHKRKKRRQKEAQQQLEEKARKLRIEQRKKKKLEIQLAYGGGPVNPGTVPDDPRNEIEEDGEDFHGPSITGTTVYNNGSSTITVTTSELCGEENKDVHMWDHVAERHAIPIKERVLKVIKTHAKLSRKANVLKQAGSARKPGKGLQRHGGERKGIKGSKKQVGKWENMAHGSRQAKGKRKVRK; encoded by the exons ATGGGCTGGGAGGAACaggtagaagaagaagaggagggcgGAGGGATCCCAGATCCTTCAAGACTTAGTGTCAAGGGGAAGCCTCTCCGGAACAAGTCGCTCTCCGTCGGCTTCGACGAGAAGGGCCTCCG GGATTTTATTACTGGGTTTCATAAGCGAAAGAAGAGAAGGCAAAAAGAAGCTCAGCAGCAATTAGAGGAGAAGGCAAGAAAATTGCGAATTGAACAACGGAAAAAG AAGAAGCTGGAAATACAATTAGCTTATGGTGGTGGACCAGTGAATCCTGGCACAGTTCCAGATGACCCCCGTAACGAGATTGAAGAAGATGGTGAAGATTTTCATGGTCCATCAATTACCG GAACTACTGTCTACAACAATGGGTCCTCCACCATCACTGTGACAACTAGTGAGTTGTGTGGAGAAGAGAACAAGGATGTTCACATGTGGGATCATGTGGCAGAAAGGCATGCAATCCCTATCAAAGAAAGGGTCTTGAAGGTGATTAAAACTCATGCAAAGCTTTCAAGGAAAGCAAATGTGCTAAAGCAAG CAGGTAGTGCGAGGAAACCTGGGAAGGGTTTACAGAGACATGGGGGGGAAAGGAAAGGGATTAAGGGTTCAAAGAAACAGGTAGGCAAGTGGGAAAATATGGCCCATGGTTCCAGGCAGGCCAAGGGTAAAAGGAAAGTTAGAAAGTAG
- the LOC116252906 gene encoding uncharacterized protein LOC116252906 isoform X2, translating to MGWEEQVEEEEEGGGIPDPSRLSVKGKPLRNKSLSVGFDEKGLRDFITGFHKRKKRRQKEAQQQLEEKARKLRIEQRKKKKLEIQLAYGGGPVNPGTVPDDPRNEIEEDGEDFHGPSITGTTVYNNGSSTITVTTSELCGEENKDVHMWDHVAERHAIPIKERVLKVIKTHAKLSRKANVLKQGSARKPGKGLQRHGGERKGIKGSKKQVGKWENMAHGSRQAKGKRKVRK from the exons ATGGGCTGGGAGGAACaggtagaagaagaagaggagggcgGAGGGATCCCAGATCCTTCAAGACTTAGTGTCAAGGGGAAGCCTCTCCGGAACAAGTCGCTCTCCGTCGGCTTCGACGAGAAGGGCCTCCG GGATTTTATTACTGGGTTTCATAAGCGAAAGAAGAGAAGGCAAAAAGAAGCTCAGCAGCAATTAGAGGAGAAGGCAAGAAAATTGCGAATTGAACAACGGAAAAAG AAGAAGCTGGAAATACAATTAGCTTATGGTGGTGGACCAGTGAATCCTGGCACAGTTCCAGATGACCCCCGTAACGAGATTGAAGAAGATGGTGAAGATTTTCATGGTCCATCAATTACCG GAACTACTGTCTACAACAATGGGTCCTCCACCATCACTGTGACAACTAGTGAGTTGTGTGGAGAAGAGAACAAGGATGTTCACATGTGGGATCATGTGGCAGAAAGGCATGCAATCCCTATCAAAGAAAGGGTCTTGAAGGTGATTAAAACTCATGCAAAGCTTTCAAGGAAAGCAAATGTGCTAAAGCAAG GTAGTGCGAGGAAACCTGGGAAGGGTTTACAGAGACATGGGGGGGAAAGGAAAGGGATTAAGGGTTCAAAGAAACAGGTAGGCAAGTGGGAAAATATGGCCCATGGTTCCAGGCAGGCCAAGGGTAAAAGGAAAGTTAGAAAGTAG